Proteins co-encoded in one Lynx canadensis isolate LIC74 chromosome C1, mLynCan4.pri.v2, whole genome shotgun sequence genomic window:
- the CROCC gene encoding rootletin isoform X2, producing MSLGLEESVEAQLALETVIQTLESSVLRAGREKGLSEQDPAQDSQLACLPARIREIITRNLSQPENQAPLPAAEMASVLSLQEENQLLQQELSRVEDLLAQSRAERDELAIKYNAVSERLEQAVRLESGEPETREPTGLVRQSVELRRQLQEEQASYRRKLQAYQEGQQRQAQLVQRLQAKTLQYKKKCSELERRRLRDTEHSHDLESTLIRLEEEQQRSSSLAQVNSMLREQLDQANSANQALSEDIRKVTSDWTRSRKELEQREAAWRREEESFNTYISNEHSRLLLLWRQVVGLRRLVSEVKMSTERDLLQLGGELARTSRAIQEADLGLSAGLRLAESRAEAALEKQTLLQAQLEEQLRDKVLQEKDLAQLQVQSNLDKANLSARVTELALTVERLQNQNLEKDRVNKALTEKLEALESLRLQEQAALETEDGEGLQQTLRDLAQAVLSDMESGVQLSGSERTGDASDGSLRGLSGPRTPSPPRRSSPGRGRSPRRGPSPACSDSSTLALIHSALHKRQLQVQDMRGRYEASQDLLGTLRKQLSDSEGERRSLEEQLQRLRDKTNGATQAHEDAQREAQRLRGTIDLLNREKDSLARSLQTAQQQAEELRQEREKLQAAQEELRRQRDRLEEEREDTARDSERTRRELERSHRQLEQLEMKRSGLAKELVEVREALSCATLQRDMLQAEKAEVAEALTKAEAGRVELELSMTKLRVEEASLRDSLSKLSALNESLAQDKLGLNRLVAQLEEEKAALLGRQRQVEQEACLAREAQERLEHLRLEQEVEQQGLEGSLRAAEQAREALEHQLPALRQERCRLQEQLAQLSRQLSGREQELDQARRETQRQVEALERAAREKEALAKERAGLAVQLAAAERESRTLSEEATRLRLEKEALESSLFEVQRQLAQLEARREQLEADGQALLLAKETLTGELVGLRQQMTTTEEKVALDKELMAQKLVQAEREAQASLREQRAAHEEDLQRLQREKEAAWRELEAERAQLQGQMHREREELLARLEAEKEELSEEIAALQQERDEGLLLAESEKQQALSLKESEKTALSEKLMGTQHSLAAVSLDLERHKRDAQSRQEQDRSTVNALTSELRDLRAQLEEAAAAHAQEAKRLQEQARNLDRQRESSMREAEELRTQLRLLEDARDGLRRELLEAQRKVRDSQDGREAQRQEASELRRSLGEGVKEREALRRSNEELRAAVKKAESERISLKLANEDREQKLVLLTEARVAAGREAEELRAGLQEVERSRLEARRELQELRRQMKVLDGENTRLGRELVELQGRLALGERAEKEGRREALGLRQKLLKGEASLEAIRQELQGAQRKLQEQEGEFRARERGLLASLEEARGAEKLQLDHARSLELKLEAVRAEAAELGLRLSAAEGRAQGLEAELARVEAQRRAAETQLGGLRSALRRGLGLGRTPSPAPLPSPGSPARDAPAGGSGEGLSSPSPLERSPGSEPPSPGPATSPASPDLDPEAVRGALREFLQELRSAQRQRDELQAQTGVLSRQLAEMEAERDSATSRARQLQKAVADGAEARRRVDGRLSGAQAELVLQEENVRRSERERRAALDQVAALERSLQATESELRASQEKISKMKANEVKLESDKRRLKEVLDASESRTIKLELQRRSLEGELQRSRLGLSDREAQAQALQDRVDSLQRQVADSEVKAGTLQLTVERLNGALVKMEESEGALRDKAQGLSEALAQSSANLTSTQDKNLHLQKALTACEHDRQVLQERLEAARQALSEARKQSSSLSEQVQTMRGELADLEVQRAEAEGQLQQLQEVLRQRQEGEAAALHAVQKLQEERRLLQERLDGLQRALAQLEAEKREVERSALRLEKDRVALKRMLDKVEREKLRSHEDTVRLSAEKGRLDRTLTGAELELAEAQRQIQLLEAQVVALEQDQSPARLEAAEQQQREVEREVERLRSAQVQTERTLEARERAHRQRVRGLEEQVSTLKGQLQQELRRSSASFPQTSGPPGE from the exons ATGAGCTTGGGGCTGGAGGAATCGGTGGAGGCCCAGCTGGCACTGGAGACGGTTATCCAG ACCCTGGAGAGCAGCGTCCTGAGGGCAGGCCGGGAGAAGGGCCTGAGCGAGCAGGACCCTGCCCAGGACTCTCAGCTCGCCTGCCTACCTGCCCGCATCAGGGAGATCATCACCCGCAACCTCTCCCAGCCTGAGAACCAAG CCCCGCTGCCGGCCGCGGAGATGGCATCAGTGCTGTCGCTGCAGGAGGAAAACCAGCTGCTGCAGCAGGAACTGTCCCGCGTGGAGGACCTGCTGGCCCAGAGCCGGGCGGAGCGTGACGAGCTGGCCATCAAGTACAACGCGGTCAGCGAGAGG CTGGAGCAGGCTGTGCGGCTGGAGTCTGGGGAGCCAGAAACGCGGGAGCCCACGGGGCTGGTCCGGCAGAGCGTGGAGCTGCGGAGGCAGCTGCAGGAGGAGCAGGCCTCCTACCGGCGCAAGCTGCAGGCCTACCAGGAAGGCCAGCAGCGGCAGGCCCAGCTTGTGCAGCGGCTGCAGGCCAAG ACCCTGCAGTACAAGAAGAAGTGCTCGGAGCTGGAGCGGCGGCGGCTGAGG GACACAGAGCACAGCCATGACCTGGAGAGCACCCTCATCCGCCTAGAGGAGGAGCAGCAGAG GAGTTCCAGCCTGGCCCAGGTGAACTCCATGCTCCGAGAGCAGCTGGACCAGGCGAACTCGGCCAACCAGGCTCTGAGTGAGGACATCCGCAAGGTGACTTCTGACTGGACACGCAGCCGTAAGGAGCTGGAGCAGCGGGAGGCGGCGTGGAGGCGTGAGGAGGAG TCCTTCAACACCTACATCAGCAACGAGCACAGCCGCCTGCTCCTCCTCTGGAGGCAGGTCGTGGGGCTCCGTCGGCTGGTCAGCGAGGTGAAGATGTCCACCGAGAG GGACCTGCTGCAGCTGGGAGGGGAGCTGGCCCGGACCTCAAGGGCCATCCAGGAGGCGGACCTGGGGCTGAGCGCAGGCCTGCGGCTGGCCGAGAGCCGGGCAGAGGCGGCCCTGGAGAAGCAGACACTGCTACAGGCCCAGCTGGAGGAGCAGCTGCGGGACAAGGTGCTCCAGGAGAAGGACCTGGCCCAGCTGCAGGTGCAGAGCAACCTGGACAAGGCCAACCTCAGTGCCAG AGTGACAGAGCTGGCCCTGACAGTGGAGCGCCTTCAGAACCAGAATCTGGAGAAGGATCGGGTCAACAAGGCCCTTACTGAGAAGCTTGAGGCCCTG GAATCCCTGCGGCTCCAGGAGCAGGCGGCCCTGGAGACAGAGGACGGAGAGGGGCTGCAGCAGACCCTGAGAGACCTGgcacag GCCGTCCTGTCGGACATGGAGAGCGGTGTCCAGCTAAGCGGCTCTGAGCGCACGGGGGACGCGTCGGACGGCAGCCTGAGGGGGCTCTCGGGCCCCCGGACCCCCTCCCCGCCGCGACGCTCCTCGCCCGGCCGCGGCCGATCCCCGCGCCGAGGCCCATCCCCGGCCTGCTCCGACTCCTCCACGCTCGCCCTGATCCACTCGGCCCTGCACAAGCGCCAGCTGCAGGTCCAG GACATGCGTGGGCGCTATGAGGCCAGCCAGGACCTCCTGGGCACCCTGCGGAAGCAGCTTAGTGACAGCGAGGGTGAGCGCCGCAGCCTAGAAGAACAGCTGCAGCGTCTTCGGGACAAGACCaacggggccacccaggctcatGAGGATGCCCAGCGTGAGGCCCAGCGTCTGCGGGGCACCATTGACCTTCTGAACAG ggagaAGGACAGCCTGGCCCGCAGCCTGCAGACGGCCCAGCAGCAGGCCGAGGAGCTACGGCAGGAGCGAGAGAAGCTGCAGGCGGCTCAGGAGGAGCTGCGGCGCCAGCGGGACCGGCTGGAGGAAGAGCGGGAGGACACGGCGCGGGACAGCGAGCGGACTCGCAGGGAGCTCGAGCGCAG CCACAGACAGCTAGAGCAGCTGGAAATGAAGCGCTCAGGGCTGGCGAAGGAGCTGGTGGAGGTGAGGGAGGCGCTGAGCTGTGCCACGCTGCAGAGGGACATGCTACAGGCTGAGAAGGCCGAGGTGGCTGAGGCGCTGACCAAG GCTGAGGCCGGCCGCGTGGAGCTCGAACTCTCAATGACCAAGCTGAGGGTCGAGGAGGCCTCTCTGCGGGACTCCTTGTCCAAGCTGAGCGCCCTCAACGAGAGCCTCGCCCAGGACAAGCTGGGTCTGAACCGCCTCGTCGCCCAG CTGGAAGAGGAAAAGGCGGCCCTGCTGGGCCGGCAACGGCAGGTGGAGCAAGAGGCCTGCTTGGCCCGGGAGGCGCAGGAACGGCTGGAGCACCTACGGTTGGAGCAGGAGGTGGAACAGCAGGGCCTGGAGGGCTCCCTGCGGGCGGCCGAGCAGGCCCGGGAGGCCCTGGAGCACCAGCTCCCCGCGTTGCGCCAGGAGCGCTGCCGGCTGCAGGAGCAGCTGGCccag CTCTCCCGGCAGCTGAGCGGGCGCGAGCAGGAGCTGGACCAGGCACGGAGGGAGACGCAGCGGCAGGTGGAGGCGCTGGAGCGGGCAGCCCGGGAGAAGGAGGCTCTGGCCAAAGAGCGGGCCGGCCTGGCGGTGCAGCTGGCCGCAGCTGAGCGAGAAAGCCGGACCCTGTCGGAGGAGGCCACACGCTTGCG CCTGGAGAAGGAAGCCCTGGAGAGTAGCCTGTTCGAGGTGCAGCGGCAGTTGGCGCAGCTCGAGGCCCGCCGGGAGCAGCTGGAAGCCGACGGGCAGGCCCTGCTGCTGGCCAAGGAGACCCTGACTG GGGAGCTGGTGGGCCTACGGCAACAGATGACAACTACAGAGGAGAAGGTGGCTCTGGACAAGGAGCTGATGGCCCAGAAGCTGGTGCAGGCTGAGCGGGAGGCCCAGGCCTCTCTGCGGGAGCAGCGGGCCGCCCATGAGGAGGACTTGCAACGACTCCAGCGAGAGAAG GAGGCAGCGTGGCGGGAGCTGGAGGCCGAACGGGCCCAGCTGCAGGGCCAGATGCACCGGGAGCGAGAGGAGCTGTTGGCACggctggaggcagagaaggaagagctgAGCGAGGAGATCGCCGCCCTGCAGCAGGAACGTGACGAGGGCCTCCTCCTGGCCGAGAGCGAGAAGCAGCAG GCCCTGTCCCTGAAGGAGTCCGAGAAGACGGCGCTGTCGGAGAAGCTGATGGGTACACAGCACAGCCTGGCCGCCGTCTCCCTGGATTTGGAGCGGCACAAGAGAGACGCCCAGAGCCGGCAGGAGCAGGACCGG AGCACTGTGAACGCGCTGACGTCCGAGCTGCGGGACCTACGGGCCCAGCTTGAGGAGGCTGCCGCAGCCCACGCCCAGGAGGCCAAGAGGCTGCAAGAACAGGCCCGAAACCTGGACAGGCAGCGGGAGTCCTCCATGCGCGAG GCAGAAGAGCTTCGGACGCAGCTGCGCCTGCTGGAGGACGCCCGTGACGGGTTGCGGCGGGAGCTGCTGGAGGCCCAGCGCAAGGTGCGCGACAGTCAGGATGGCCGCGAGGCCCAGCGCCAGGAGGCCAGCGAGCTGCGGCGCAGCCTGGGTGAGGGCGTCAAGGAGCGCGAGGCCCTGCGGCGTTCCAACGAGGAGCTGCGGGCGGCCGTGAAGAAGGCTGAGAGCGAACGGATCAG cttgaAGCTTGCCAACGAGGACAGGGAGCAGAAGCTGGTGCTCCTCACGGAGGCACGAGTGGCCGCGGGCAGGGAGGCCGAGGAACTGCGGGCCGGACTGCAGGAGGTGGAGCGCTCGCGGCTGGAGGCCCGCCGGGAACTGCAGGAGCTCCGGCGGCAG ATGAAGGTGCTGGACGGTGAGAACACCAGGCTGGGCCGGGAGCTGGTGGAGCTGCAGGGCCGCCTGGCCCTGGGTGAGCGGGCAGAAAAGGAGGGCCGGCGGGAGGCCCTGGGCCTCCGACAGAAGCTGCTGAAGGGCGAGGCCAGCCTGGAGGCCATTCGGCAGGAG CTCCAGGGAGCCCAGAGGAAGCTGCAGGAACAAGAGGGCGAGTTCAGGGCCCGCGAGCGAGGCCTGCTGGCCTCCCTGGAGGAGGCACGCGGCGCCGAGAAGCTGCAGCTGGACCACGCCCGCAGCTTGGAGCTGAAGCTGGAGGCGGTGCGGGCCGAAGCCGCGGAGCTGGGGCTGCGGCTGAGCGCGGCCGAGGGCCGGGCGCAAGGCCTGGAGGCCGAGCTGGCCCGCGTGGAGGCGCAGCGGCGCGCAGCCGAGACCCAGCTGGGCGGCCTGCGCTCAGCTCTGCGTCGGGGCCTGGGCCTCGGGCGCACTCCCAGCCCGGCCCCGCTGCCCTCGCCGGGCTCGCCGGCCCGGGACGCGCCCGCTGGAG GAAGCGGCGAAGGGCTCAGCAGCCCCAGCCCCTTGGAACGCAGCCCTGGGTCCGAGCCACCATCCCCAGGACCTGCCACCTCCCCGGCATCCCCAGACCTGGACCCGGAGGCGGTACGGGGGGCCCTCCGGGAGTTCCTGCAGGAGCTGCGGAGTGCCCAGAGACAGCGG GATGAGCTTCAGGCCCAGACCGGTGTCCTGAGTCGACAGCTGGCTGAGATGGAGGCTGAGAGGGACAGTGCCACCTCACGGGCGAGGCAGCTACAGAAGGCTGTGGCCGACGGTGCAGAAG CCCGACGCCGCGTGGACGGGCGGCTGAGCGGGGCCCAGGCAGAGCTGGTGCTGCAGGAGGAGAATGTGCGGCGCAGCGAGCGGGAGCGCCGGGCCGCCCTGGACCAGGTGGCCGCCCTGGAGAGGAGCCTGCAGGCCACCGAGAGTGAGCTCCGGGCCAGCCAG GAGAAGATCAGCAAGATGAAGGCCAATGAGGTGAAGCTGGAGAGTGACAAGCGGCGTCTGAAGGAGGTGTTGGATGCCTCTGAGAGCCGCACCATCAAGCTTGAGCTGCAGCGGCGCTCACTCGAGGGGGAACTGCAGCGCAGCCGCCTGGGCCTCAGTGACCgtgaggcccaggcccaggccctccAGGATCGGGTGGACTCCCTGCAGAGACAG GTGGCAGACAGTGAGGTGAAGGCGGGGACTCTGCAGCTGACAGTGGAGCGGCTGAACGGGGCCCTGGTCAAGATGGAAGAGAGCGAGGGGGCCTTGCGGGACAAGGCGCAGGGCCTGTCAGAAGCACTGGCCCAGAGTAGCGCCAACCTTACCAGCACCCAGGACAAGAATCTGCACCTGCAGAAGGCCCTGACCGCTTGTGAACATGACCGCCAAGTTCTCCAA gaaCGGCTGGAGGCCGCTCGGCAGGCGTTATCGGAGGCCCGGAAGCAGAGCAGCTCCCTGAGTGAGCAGGTGCAGACGATGCGAGGCGAGCTGGCGGACCTGGAGGTGCAGcgggcagaggcagagggccaGCTGCAACAGCTTCAGGAG GTGCTGCGGCAGCGACAGGAGGGGGAGGCAGCGGCCCTGCACGCGGTCCAGAAGCTGCAGGAGGAGCGGCGGCTGCTCCAGGAGCGCCTGGACGGCCTGCAGCGAGCCCTCGCTCAGCTGGAGGCCGAGAAGCGGGAGGTGGAGCGGTCAGCGCTGCGGCTGGAGAAGGACCGGGTGGCCCTCAAGAGGATGCTGGACAAG GTGGAGCGCGAGAAGCTTCGCAGCCATGAGGACACGGTGCGGCTGAGCGCCGAGAAGGGCCGCCTGGACCGCACGCTCACGGGGGCCGAGCTGGAGCtggctgaggcccagaggcagATCCAGCTGCTGGAG GCCCAGGTGGTGGCACTGGAGCAGGACCAGAGCCCAGCCCGGCTGGAGGCCGCCGAGCAGCAGCAGCGGGAGGTAGAGCGGGAGGTGGAGCGCCTGCGCAGTGCCCAGGTGCAGACAGAGCGCACCCTGGAGGCTCGGGAGCGGGCCCACCGGCAGCGCGTGCGCGGTTTGGAAGAGCAG gtGTCCACACTGAAGGGACAGTTGCAGCAGGAGCTCCGGAGGAGCTCAGCATCCTTCCCCCAAACCTCCGGCCCCCCAGGGGAATGA